The Leishmania major strain Friedlin complete genome, chromosome 31 genome contains a region encoding:
- a CDS encoding putative N-acyl-L-amino acid amidohydrolase gives MPAINREELDRRVEQIYDQVVAWRRYIHENPDLSFEEQPTAAYIKGELQKMDAEGRWLHISQPESNCVVADLKGGGGDGPIIALRADIDALPVEELTDVPFASKKQGVMHACGHDTHAAMLLGATKLLLEDAGRIKGTVRLLFQPAEEVPPGGAQMMIEKGCMEGVAMVFAEHIIPMKEGPTGTVLVKRGPFLSSSDTLHVEIIGRGGHASMPESSIDPIAIACLAVTALQQVVSRRMPPSKCPILTITTIASSSDSYNVIPDRVTLKGTLRTQDREVRENAKKAVAEVLHGICGSYGAMCSLNWLPGYDVTVNTDSAYDVGMRVFAQVLPSKDQVVVLSACMSPSEDFSEFAKVAPANYVGIGCYNPGKGCTAVNHNAKFCVDEEAMKVGVKVHYGTIHELLMQ, from the coding sequence ATGCCGGCCATCAACCGCGAGGAGCTCGACCGGCGTGTGGAGCAGATCTACGACCAGGTGGTCGCCTGGCGCCGCTACATCCACGAGAACCCGGACCTCTCGTTCGAggagcagccgacggcggcatACATCAAGGGTGAGCTGCAGAAGATGGACGCGGAGGGCAGATGGCTGCACATCAGCCAGCCTGAGAGCAACTGCGTCGTTGCTGACCTGaagggtggcggtggcgacggccCCATCATTGCGCTGCGTGCGGACATCGACGCGCTGCCTGTCGAGGAGCTGACGGACGTGCCGTTTGCGTCGAAGAAGCAGGGCGTGATGCACGCGTGCGGCcacgacacgcacgcggcgatgctgctcggcgcgacgaagctgctgctggaggacgCGGGGAGGATCAAGGGCACCGTGCGCCTGCTGTTTCAGcctgcggaggaggtgccgccgggTGGCGCCCAGATGATGATCGAGAAGGGCTGCATGGAGGGCGTGGCGATGGTGTTTGCTGAGCACATTATCCCGATGAAGGAGGGTCCTACGGGCACAGTTTTAGTGAAGAGGGGCCCGTTTCTCTCCAGCAGTGACACCCTACACGTGGAGATAATCGGCCGCGGCGGGCATGCCTCGATGCCGGAGAGCTCCATCGACCCTATCGCGATCGCGTGCCTTGCCGTGACTGCCCTTCAGCAGGTGGTGTCGCGTCGCATGCCGCCATCCAAGTGTCCAATCTTGACCATCACCACGATAGCCTCGAGCTCTGACAGCTACAACGTGATCCCTGACAGGGTGACGCTGAAGggcacgctgcgcacgcaggaTCGAGAGGTGCGCGAAAACGCCAAAAAGGCCGTCGCTGAGGTGCTTCACGGCATCTGCGGATCGTACGGTGCGATGTGCAGTCTCAACTGGCTTCCTGGCTACGATGTGACGGTGAACACGGACAGCGCGTACGACGTGGGAATGCGAGTGTttgcgcaggtgctgccCTCGAAGGACCAGGTCGTAGTACTTTCAGCTTGCATGTCTCCCTCAGAGGACTTCAGCGAGTTTGCGAAGGTGGCACCTGCGAACTATGTGGGCATCGGGTGCTACAATCCCGGGAAGGGGTGCACTGCGGTGAACCACAACGCAAAGTTCTgcgtggacgaggaggcgatgaAGGTCGGCGTGAAGGTCCACTATGGCACGATTCACGAGCTGCTCATGCAGTGA
- a CDS encoding putative monoglyceride lipase, producing MSYYCSGGHCLKYATPGREPPDPQLFPHYMQNAQNLWLHFSEWWPHGDGGSCPAPPTKGVVFIVPGLGEHTGRYDSVALRLNQEGYVVFSMDNQGTGGSEGERLYVECFTHFVDDVCAFVVFIQTRYAALKSQPTFLMGHSMGGLIATLVAQRDASGFRGVVLSGPALGLSKPVPCFMRSLAHFLSQWFPKLPVRKLDPDLVSYNTPVVQLVKQDPFYSNVTLRARFVDEMLIAQDRAAEAAGTSQFPFLIVHGEEDQLCSLETSKSFFKSALSEDKNLVSYPRAGHEVLTELCRAEVMAEVIKFIDERAR from the coding sequence ATGTCGTACTACTGCTCTGGCGGTCATTGCCTGAAGTACGCCACCCCAGGTCGGGAACCACCCGACCCACAGCTCTTTCCTCACTACATGCAAAATGCACAAAACCTGTGGTTGCACTTCAGCGAGTGGTGGCCGCAtggtgacggcggcagctgcccgGCCCCGCCAACTAAAGGCGTCGTTTTTATCGTGCCCGGCTTGGGCGAGCACACCGGCCGCTACGACTCCGTCGCGCTCCGACTCAACCAGGAGGGCTACGTTGTCTTTTCCATGGACAATCAaggcaccggcggcagcgagggcgagcgGCTATACGTTGAGTGCTTCACGCACTTCGTCGATGACGTCTGCGCGTTCGTCGTATTCATCCAGACACGGTACGCGGCCCTCAAGAGCCAGCCAACCTTTCTTATGGGGCACTCGATGGGGGGACTCATTGCCACTCTGGTGGCGCAGAGGGACGCAAGCGGCTTCCGCGGGGTCGTGCTGAGCGGCCCAGCTCTCGGGCTGTCGAAGCCCGTCCCCTGCTTTATGCGGTCGCTTGCGCACTTTCTCTCACAGTGGTTCCCGAAGCTGCCGGTGCGCAAACTCGACCCCGATCTCGTCAGCTACAACACCCCTGTCGTGCAACTTGTGAAGCAGGACCCGTTTTACTCCAACGTGACGCTTCGTGCGCGCTTCGTCGATGAGATGCTGATTGCGCAGGATCGCGCCGCGGAAGCCGCGGGAACGTCGCAGTTTCCTTTTTTGATTGTCCACGGCGAGGAGGATCAGCTCTGCTCGTTAGAGACGTCTAAAAGCTTCTTCAAGAGCGCTCTGTCAGAGGACAAGAATCTGGTCTCCTACCCCCGTGCTGGGCATGAAGTACTGACGGAGCTGTGTCGAGCTGAGGTGATGGCAGAGGTGATAAAGTTCATCGACGAGCGGGCGAGGTGA